atttttgctttttaattaaacttataaaataatattacaaaagactcgggatcccgattataaaatcatttacaaaaagatttaactgtttaactgatacacaaaataaatgtcgcctagcgaccagttacaaaatcagcctcgctgtcccgatgatcgtacgctccaggcctaaccgcctcgacatgtacaatcttcacaagctcgctcacggtccatcagctctagccttgcctttaccgacacataaacgtagaactgtgagtcgacagactcagtaagaaaagcataataatactcatacataatcccggtcatgatcagacgcccatacccctgatcataaccctaactgtcgtgtccaacacgatactgagtcccgctactgccgtgtccaacacggcatcgagccactaccgccatgtccaacatggtgcgagttacgaacgttcatagggacgatctactattgacacgtaacaacccgatcggtcgagccggtcatactccattcttggtcatactccggctgtaccgacgtgttactatatcctcccgatcggtcgaaccggtcatactcattcttggtcatactccggctgtaccgacgggatacgtcaatagcacggaaccaccaaccaagtgtcggctgatcggtcgaaccggtcatactccgattcttggtcatactccggctcgtaccgacgtgacagggttggatggttcgaagccaacatacataactaatgtaatctaacaggcttcctacatgcacgctaaacatgtaatctacatatgcatactgttatactaatcttacctggattccgaattcaggtgtgacggtcaacctgactggaactttagctgagcggcggattacaggctcctaaaccataaaaatcacaacactataagtgacacgctaaatcacttcccggggacttaaactaggaactaaaagtttccctatcgataaaaagcatggcaatacccccaaaaacataaaatcgaggaaatctagggtccctgaattttccccaaccggtagaccggttgcccaaccggaattccggttctggaaaattcagaaccctcatccggaattccggatgcacaaccggaattccggttcctcgcaggcagccaacccaaaatttcataacttgcacaaatcaaccccaaattgattcaaaccttccagacctgttctaaaccttccctagaacatttaaaaggcctcaaaacaacccagaaatcccAGATACGAAaaacaccattggagctcaagctttgagttctaaactcaaacttgagcaaatttAAACAACAAGCAACcaaactagcttaattctacttaatcaagcttagaaTAACCTCTGAAACTAGAATCAAATTCATGAAAACATAACAGCCACCAAAACTTCCATTTTTCTTTGTAAACCATaactttttacataaaaatctaaccaactagaacaaggaactcaagcatgcaattcaatctcattaaacctacttaattcaacattttaatcaaagaaacaacaacaacaataaccagcagcaACATCACCAAAAACATCATGCATTACTCAACTTAAATCATCAAAACAcaacaatttttaaagaaacaatgaagagaaactaacctagcttgaagaatgcttagattgAATGAGAAATTACTtgaaaatcaaagcaaaaaccCAGCTCcttgcacccacatgcacagccgagagagagaggaaaagagagagagagtttgaaaatttctaactttgtgatttttttgtaaaatgagaaaaatgaaataaagccACCTATTAACATTTCATTTCTGCcaaataactaataattaaacatttattttcaaataataaattcactaaaagacaaaatactaatggggcaaaaagaccatttttcccctccacactaaaaccacataaataacactaatggggtatttttaggaaattctaaattcccggccattcccgacattcccaatgtctaataaaccgtcccaaactactaacatgctaagttgtgatttctactgagccaaacgccgagttccaaaataccgggcaccggaaatgcaaaatatgaaaactactgaatgacatagcaatgcatttctgaattccataaataacagtataataaattatttaaatggctataaataatttcataattaatcataattaactgctaatttccaaattaaactaagcgggctttacagtttatatttattagtacttcttaaaattatttatgctaTCCTTTGACAATACATGTTCCAAGCATTTAAAGTAATTTTCTATCATCTAACATTTTCAATCTCGTTCAAAACAAatccaaattttttttaacatactCAACCCAATTTGGCTTGTATTTCAGTTTGGATTGAAAACTGCTCACAAAATTTGCAgattatgaaaactactttagctaatttaattaaataaaattaattgaaaaatattatttataagaaTTCTTACTAAacgtagcttttttttttttttaatatatttataaaaatcttaatatgaaataaaatatacaagAATGAGAATCAGGATAACCAAAAAGGCAAAGAGCCATTCCAAATATACTCATTGTCTAATTCTAATCCCGTCCTAGCACAATTATGcccaattttattttgttctctAGGGACAAATATGATCGAGAGATTAAGACTGAACAACAACAAGATCCGAATACTAGAAACAAGATCACTTAGAACAGAATTATTACAATACTCACTATAAATCTTATCCACTAAACTTTTATAATCAATCTCAATGATACCAACAGGAAGCTTAATTGCTTGAATCCACTGCAAGGCCGATAAAAGGGCCTTAGCCTCAGCAACTTCAGGTGACACGTTACCAGCTATAGGAGTAATTACACCTGTTATCGATTTACCATATCCATCTCATGCCACAATCCCCAAACTATGTTTCTTCAAAATACTGTCCAAAGCAGCATCAGTATTAACTTTGAACATGCCAAAAGTAGATTGAGCAGGCTGCCTGACATCAGTTTGGTTTTGTTGTCTATTTTTAGTGGCCATGAGCTTGGTCAAATCCCTGTAAGTAAGTGGCTGCATGATCATAAAGAAGCATTGGAGGTAAACACTTTCTATgatgaaaaatattatttatttgattctaAAGCATCCAAAGGAAACATAAAAAGGTAGCCAAAACACACTTATCAAAAGTTTCAAAAGCTCAAGTGATAAAAGCAATAATATTAAGTAATTTATTTACAACATAATAATTATAGAATGGTGAGTGCTTCCAAGCAATTTTTGTTCTAGAACATTCAAGGAAAGTATTTGTAACTGTTTCTAATTTTGTGTGGCAGAAAAAGCAGATGGGAGAAGGAATTATGTGTCTAGTAAAAAGTTTAGCAGCTACAGGTATGGAATCGGAAATCACATGCCAGACAAAATACTTCACCTTACGGGGGGCACAAAAGAAGACCAAAGCTTTGACCAAAATTACTTATTATCATTAAAAGAAGAGGAGGGAAAATCTCTAGAGCTCACAGCAAGATGATAAGCAGTTTTTATACTAAAGATACCAGAGTTGTCTTTCCCCCACACCAGGTCATCATTATAGATATGGCCAGCAATATGAATATCTAAAATACTATCAATAAGGTTGTTATCAAAATAATGTCTCAAGTTGCCAAGATCCCAGGAACTAAAggggaaaataaaaaaaaaaacagattgGGAGAAGGGAGAGGATGTAATGAGGAGTTATAGTTTAGACCAAAACCAGGAAGCCAACGATCTTTTATTGTATTGATGGTATGTCCATTCCTTATTTTCCAAATAAGCCATTTCTTTAGCAAGTCCCTACCCCAAAGTATACTTCTCCGGGAGAAGGAAGGACTATGACGACAGACAACATCCAAAATGGAAGAATGGGGAAAATACTGAGCTTTCAGAGTTACATCGAGCAAGGAATTTGGACATTTAAGAATTCTCCAAGCTTGCTTAGCAAGCATAGCTTGATTAAAATGTGTCAAAGACCTGAAACCTAACCCTCCCATGAACTTGGATTGACAAATAGCCTGCCAGTTTTTCTAATGAACAGATCTGTCATCAGCAGAGGACCCCCACCAAAATCTTGACACAATAGACTCAATTTCTTTACAAATTTTAGTAGGGAGACAAAATTAGGCCATTGCATAAGAGGGAATATCTTGAAGGACAACCTTGATTAAGGTTTCTTTGCCATCCTTAGAGAACCATTTGTGATGCCATGAGTGGACAACATATAACACTTTATCCTTAAGAAAAGCAAAAGATTGTTATTTAGATCGAGAGAGACATTGGGGGAGACCAAGATATTTAGTAATAAAAGGCTTATTATCCGAATGAAAAGTTTGGGAAAACAAGGCACACACACTATCATGCGTATTAGGGGAAAagagaatagatgatttatcaAAATTAACAACTTGACCAGAAGCTTTCGAATAAATATTAAGAGCAATGTTTAAGGCATTACAAGAGTTTCGGTTatccaaacaaaaaaatatgcTATCATCCGCAAAAAAATATGGGAAATGTGAGGTGCATTCCTTGAGATGGCAATACCTTTAAGGAGCTTCCTATTCTGGAAATTTCGAAGAATGGCAGAAAGCCCTTCAGAGCAAAGGATAAATAAATAAGGGGAAAGGGGGTCTCCCAGTCTTAAACCCCTGGTAGGTATAACCTTACCAGCAACTTGTCCATTAACAGAGAAAGAGATAATAGCAGTGGACAAGCATTTCATAATGTTAGAAACAAAATTGATAGGGAAATTAAAATGGTACATGATACTTCTAAGAAAATTCCATTCAACTCTGTTAAAAGCTTTGGACATATCAAGCTTAATAGCAGCCCACCCAGTTTTGCCAATGCGTCTATTATTAATAGCATAAATGAGCTCATTAGCTAAAAGGATATTATCAAAAATGTTTCGACCACAATAGAAAACACTTTGATGAGGGGAGATAATTTTATTCAAAACAAGCTTAAGCCTATTAGATAAGACTTTAGAAATGACTTTGTAAAAAGTAGTACAGAGACTAATAGGCCTAAAATCCTTAAGGGAGTTAGCACGCTGCTTTATAGGGATAAGAACAATCAACGTGGTATTAATTTCAACAAAATCAACCCCATTATTGAGACAATCCAACACTACATCAATGAAGTCAGCTCCTAAAACAGACCAATTTCTCTAATATAAATAGGCATTAAGACCATTAAGACCCACAACTTTATCCCCAAAGATTTGAAACACAACCCTTTTGACTTCATCAGCTGTAAAATCTTTTTCAAGGAAACTGATATCACATTCCTCGAGCCCAGAACTCAAAGAAGAGAAGATAGTGGTCGTAGCCTCAAGTTCACTGCCCTGACAAGAGAATAGATTTTGAAAGTAAGAGGTGATAAGGTCAACTATACCATCCTGAGTATTAATTATAACACCATCTTTATCATTGTTATATTTTATAGTATTAGACTTCCTAGGAAAAGAGgcatgcttgtgaaatttttttgtatttttatcacCAGCCTTTAACCACTTAACCCTAGCCCTTTGCCTCCAATAGACTTCCTCTTTGAAAAGCATAGCATCTAAAGCAGACTTAAGATGGCCAAGCCTAAGAGAATCATTCTGGTTAAGAGAAAGCTTATTCTGAAGACTATCAATTTCATTAGTAAGTTGGGAAATTCTAGATCCAAACAAATAGTTATGCTTTTTATTCCAGGATTTAAGATGATTGACACATTGCCTCTACTTGTGAATGTAATGCTAAAAATTGCTACTGTAACTATCATTAACAAAATTTACCCAAGCATCCTCAACAatccaattgtgatcggatcggatcggatgttatttttgaatatccaatCGGATCAGATCGGATGTTGGATGgggtgtctaaaaatccaatacatccaactttcaatcgaactaattagtattttcatttagtttgaatgaataattaaattttatattgttataggtaaaatatatatatatatatatgcatatatataaaaattaatattaaaattttactctttttttcttggattggatagatccaatccaatttaatacatactggacctaaaatattagatggatccgatccgatccaaaaaatactatgtctaaaatattgaataaacccaaattaaaccaataaatatatatgaaatacatctaACGGATAgaaccgatctaatccaatatccaatggatgttggatcgattggataactgaaattaattgaatcagatcggatggtaaaatctaatctccaatatataattgaatCGGATTTGTATAGACCTAAAAATATTGAATATGGTCTAATAAACACCCCTAactacaactcacaattttccATATATAGTAtcgtaacaaaaaaaaaatccaaatatAGTAGTAATTGAATGTAGTATTTTTGAAAGTATATAGTGgttattccaaaaaaaaaaaaaaggaaaaaatagaaTATAGTAGTAAATATAGTTAAAGGGCTGATTTAATCATAATATATGCCTATGGTTGGATTTTTGAAGGTTCATTTAACAAACTCTTAAATTAACAGGTGTATTAATTAGAACTAATTACTTAAACTTATAATGAAGAAGAGCTGAAAGAAAGTGTTATTTttatcaaacaaaacaaaacaaaccaaGACTTGTTCATTACTAGAATGGAGTCTGCAACTCAAAAATGGAACCACTCAGTTTTTTCATTACTCTACTTGTTCTTCATCTATGCCATTCTCTACCTCCTCCACTCCAACGTTCTCCTCCCCCATGAATCCCATCTTCTTCTTCGCATCAAGAAGAACCCTCCTCATCCCCTTCGCTTCCGTCCCGATGGCACTTTCAAAATCCTCCAGGTTGCTGATTTGCACTACGGCAACGGACCCACTTCTCGCTGCCGTGACATTCCCATCTCCGGCTTCCGCCATTGCTCCGATCTAAACTCTACTTGGTTTTTGCGCAGAATGATCCAAGCTGAAAACCCTGATTTCATTGCTTTTACAGGTATGAATGAATCAGTACTTGGTTTTTACATGTGCTTTGTATAAATTGTATTGATTGTATTTGCTATTAAAGGAAAGTAGGTAGTAGACGTATATAACAGTTAACATACCTGGTTCATCTCATTTGATTAGATCCTGATTTTGGACTAGTTTCCATTTTTGTAATGTTATTATGATTCTTttgtttaatttagaaaaaagCTAGCTAATTTTTATACCACTTTCAACAAAGCTAGAGCTTAACTTAGAACATTGTCCTATTCACACTGAATGGTTATGGATTAAGATATTGTTTCCAAATGGAAGGTGGATAATCTGTAactcaaattttgcattaaATTATTATCAGATCGTTGGAACACCTGGAAGTTGAAACATACTTTGACCTTGGTCATAGTAAGCTTATCAAGATATTATTATCTAGGTAATTGTTTAGAATCTCCCCATTGAAACTTAACTTTGATTTATTCTGTGTGGAAGTTTGGCTTTCCAATtaagcaaaaataaaaataaaaaaattctatatattgaaaatgttgttccccaaagtttttaagatttttttctgaaaaaacaAATCCTGCATCGTTTACAAAGTAACATGTAAAGCACCAGCCTTTGACCTTAGATGAAAGCTGCATGGTAAATGTGCCTTCCAAAATTTGAGCATCTGTATGGTTTGATTCCATAAGACTAAGTTCATGCCAGTGACACACATATAATGCATAATAAGCTTATCTCGACATAGATATGGCCCAAATCAAATTTCATTTACTTATTTATGTTCTCTCGTGGAAAAGaactttgtttttcaatttttgaatactTTTAACTTTACTAGTTGTTCTGGTATCGTTGGCTGCCTTTTTGCATTTTTTAGAATCAGATTTTTatcattgttttttttatttatttattttaagttatttgATTCATATTTTCAAACCCTCTTCTCTCTATTTTATTTAGAAGATTAACTTAGTTGCATAGTATATGCATTAATGTCATTGCTTAGCCCTATGAATATTGTTGTCAATTGCATTTTATTCAGCTGAGAAGAATAAAGGAATTGTTCATTGATTGGATGGAAATAGATATGCCAAATGTTACTTGCTAAGATAAGTAAAAATGACAGTAAAAATGACAGTTTGATCTGCCTAAATATTTAACCATACTATAATGACTTCTTTGTTACTTGCTTGATTTGTTTCGAATGATAGCTTTGAGACaagaatgattttttttttattgagaaATGTGGtagatctttttctttttcaagaaaagttattttactggTACATGTGTCAGGGGACAATATATTCGGGTCAAGTGCTACTGATGCAGCTGAATCTCTTTTTGGTGCGTTTCGTCCTGCTATGGAATCTGGAATTCCTTGGGCAGCAATTCTAGGAAATCATGATCAAGAATCTACTATGAATCGTGAAGAATTAATGTCTTTCATCTCACTCTTGGATTATTCAGTCTCACAAATCAACCCCTCAGTTGAAGAACTTTCAAATGCTGCTAAAACAGGCAAACGAGAAACCATTGATGGGTTTGGGAATTATAATCTAAGAGTGTTTGGTGCCCCAGGTTCCCATTTGGCTAACAGCAGTGTACTCAATCTTTTCTTTCTTGACAGTGGAGATAGGGAGACAGTTAAAGGAATTCGAACATATGGATGGATTAAGGAATCTCAACTCCGTTGGCTTTATTATGCTTCGAAAAGATCCCAGGTACAAGAAATAACACTAAAAACAGCTACAAAAAAATTTATCGTTTGATTGATTCTAACTAACCTTTTTTTTTCCCTTCTTTACCGCACGAGTGATTAGAATATTACTaaacttaataattatttacaaaattaatatgaaAAGGTAAAGGCAATCTGTCAATCATGGTTGGCCTAATGCAATGAATTCACTCTCTCTGATAAGTTCTGTTGAATTCTTTTAAATTCTACCCTACTTTGCACGAATCCGATTTTATAGCTAAATATAATTGTTTCATATATTTCCTTGTTATTCAACATCATATATGTGAATGACTGTTAGGTTTCCTAGATTTAGATTTCATTAAATTGTTGTAGGTCACACACTAACAGGGCCCAAAGAAGTGTACTAATCGATCGCTTAGTCCATTGACACTCCCCACACCACCAGCCCTAGCGTTTTTCCACATTCCGATCCCAGAAGTTCGTCAGCTGTACTATAAAACATTTATAGGTCAGTTTCAGGAGGCAGTGGCATGCTCATCAGTGAACTCAGGTGTTCTACAGACCCTAGTCTCCATGGGAGATGTGAAGGGTGTGTTCATGGGTCATGATCACAAAAATGATTTTTGTGGAAATCTAGATGGCATATGGTTTTGCTATGGTGGGGGCTTTGGATACCATGGTTATGGAAAGTACGGGTGGCCTAGGAGAGCAAGGGTTATATTAGCAGAACTGGGTAAAGGAGAAAATGCTTGGATGGGAGTGGAGCAGATCAAGACATGGAAGCGTCTTGACGATGACAATTTCAGCAAGATAGATGAGCAAATTCTGTGGAGTAGCGATCATGGTCGAGAATAATTCGATCGGGAAACAGGAAAACTTGATGCAAACCATGCCAGTATGCTGTACATACTTCCAATGCAGTTGTTTTTGTTTACACAGCATTGCAGCCTTGATTTAGTCGTTTGTAATAATGCTTGTTGTTCAACTTATAAATCCTGCTTGATGTGATGATCatacaaaagaaaaacaaagcAGAAACCTTATTATTGTTCAATTACTTTACACGGTACCTAGTTTAGGATTGTTTTatgttgattttgaataatGTTTGGttcaaaagaaaattttaatattgtgTATGGTAGTGTTGCATATTCACTACATGACTCTTGTCATTATTTATTTAGCAAAATAGTAAAAAGGAATGCTATCATAGGAAACATTCAACCGACTCAAAGaattttaattacattaatTAGGATAAACAAGACAATCCAAGATTGTGGAAGCCATTTTTACATAGACCCACGTCCTTATTGAATAGATTGAAGCTTTAATTGTCGAGCGTGAAGAAGACACCAGTGACTTCAACAATGATTGAAGTAAAAAAGACCACAGATTCAATGATAGAGTTGATAGAATCGTTctcgaaattatttataagtATCCTAATGGATAAGTCACATAGAGATAGAATGGAAATAAAATGAAACAAAATGGCCATactgtatattttttttctcttcaataTATACTATCCCTAAATTATAAGATAAAACAATAAAGCAAAACAAACGACAattagagaagaaaaaaaataaagttaaaagaaaaaagaagcttTATCAAACAAAAAAGGCACAAATAGATTGAATAAGATTATGATTATTTTGAATAAAGtcattcattaaaaaaaattgaatgaaactaattattttttgtttttttggagAGGATTGAATAATCAATTGAAAGAGAGTTGCATCAgcgaaaaagaaagaaaaaaagaccaAAGAATGGCATCCTCCAATTGATTGGTAACTTGCGAAATTTTTCAAGCAATTAATTTTGGTGATTCCAATATGAACACCTCAAAAAGAGTAAtttgttagaaaaaaaaatatataattaaaccaTATTATTTGTTGATATAtgactgattttttttttttaactatgaCGAATTCTTAATATTAGTATTCGTGTTTCTAGATAAGTGACACGTGTACTTTCAAGATCTAAGATTAACCAAGACGAGCCTATTATCAGTCCCAATTAAGTTAGTGAATCAACTCACCACGAAGTCAGATCACAGCTCCAGATTCGGAGATGAATCCAACCTACAGACATGATAAAATTAGACTTTCAGAGTTTCAGAAGAGCTATCTACTCAAGAAGGCGAAGGGCCTAGTAGAGCACATTCAGATACCCTCATGGGGTAATCCAGAATTGGCAACTCAAATGACATCTGGAGGCATCTAGAAATCATCCTACGTGGCATCCTCTAAACACAGGGTCTCACCAAGTCAGAGGTTTATCCCCTACGTCATACCTGGGGGGTGCGTGCACCACCAAAAGGAGCATATCTTTTTGTCCAATGCCATATTCTCTGACAGTTATTGTACATAATTGGTTGCACACGACAACTGTCACTATCAAATGGTCTCCACGAGTACAGACGATTGTTATCCTTTAAACGGGACCTCACCTAATTGGCCCAAAGTCaatataaattgtattttacCCCATCAATGAATAGAAGCACATGTTCTTGTCTCTAAAACAGACAAGGACTATCCATTAACTTACGAAGAAGCAATGGAAGACCCTGACTCAGACAAGTAGAATAATTCCATGGATTAAGATATGAATTCCATGTGCATCAACAAAGTCAGGGAATATGAAACTCTACCTGAGGATATTACGCCCATAGGGTGTAAGTGGATtttcaagaagaagaaaaatgttGAAGGGAAGGTAGAGACATTTAAAGGTAGGCGTGTAGCCAAAGGCTACACACAACGAGAAGGCGTCAATTATGATGAAACCTTCTCTCCTTTGGCAATGCTTAAATCCATTCACATTCTTCTTTCCATAGCTACCACTTAAAATTATGAGATATGGCAAATAGATGTCAAGACTGCTTTTCTAAATGGCGATCTTGATGAAGTCATTTATATAGAACAACCAAAAGGGTACCATGGAAAGATTGAAAGGTGTGGAAGTTTCTTAAATCCATTTATAGATTGAAGCAAGCCTTTAGATTATAGAATATTACCTTTAATAAGACTATTAAAGAGTATGACTTCGAACAAAATGAAGACGGAGCATGTGTATACAAATACAGTAAAGGTGATGTAGTGGTATTCCTAGCTCTATTATGTTGATGGCATTCTACTTATTGGAAACAATTGAGAAAGATTATCAGACGTAAAAAAGTGGTTAACCGATAAATTCCTATAAGGATTTGGGAGAAGCAAGCTATGTTCTTGGGATCAAAATCTATAGAGATAGAAAGTGAAGAATATTAGC
This Cannabis sativa cultivar Pink pepper isolate KNU-18-1 chromosome 6, ASM2916894v1, whole genome shotgun sequence DNA region includes the following protein-coding sequences:
- the LOC115725759 gene encoding probable inactive purple acid phosphatase 28, which gives rise to MESATQKWNHSVFSLLYLFFIYAILYLLHSNVLLPHESHLLLRIKKNPPHPLRFRPDGTFKILQVADLHYGNGPTSRCRDIPISGFRHCSDLNSTWFLRRMIQAENPDFIAFTGDNIFGSSATDAAESLFGAFRPAMESGIPWAAILGNHDQESTMNREELMSFISLLDYSVSQINPSVEELSNAAKTGKRETIDGFGNYNLRVFGAPGSHLANSSVLNLFFLDSGDRETVKGIRTYGWIKESQLRWLYYASKRSQGPKKCTNRSLSPLTLPTPPALAFFHIPIPEVRQLYYKTFIGQFQEAVACSSVNSGVLQTLVSMGDVKGVFMGHDHKNDFCGNLDGIWFCYGGGFGYHGYGKYGWPRRARVILAELGKGENAWMGVEQIKTWKRLDDDNFSKIDEQILWSSDHGRE